The following proteins are co-located in the Leptidea sinapis chromosome 30, ilLepSina1.1, whole genome shotgun sequence genome:
- the LOC126973725 gene encoding 40S ribosomal protein S10, translating into MLMPKQNRVAIYEYLFKEGVMVAKKDYHAPKHSELEIPNLQVIKAMQSLKSRGFVKEQFAWRHFYWYLTNEGIEYLRIFLHLPPEIVPATLKRSVRTETVRRGAVGRSDAPARSVEDRSAYRRAPTAPGGEHDKKADVGPGSANVEFRGGFGRGRS; encoded by the exons ATGTTGATGCCGAAACAGAACCGTGTCGCTATTTATGAATACCTTTTTAAAGAGGGTGTTATGGTAGCTAAAAAGGATTACCATGCACCTAAGCATTCGGAACTAGAAATACCTAATCTTCAAGTCATAAAAGCTATGCAATCCCTCAAATCAAGAGGTTTTGTCAAGGAACAGTTTGCTTGGAGGCATTTTTATTG gTATTTAACAAATGAAGGCATTGAGTACCTGAGAATCTTCCTTCATTTGCCTCCTGAAATTGTGCCTGCAACACTGAAGCGATCAGTCAGAACTGAGACAGTACGCAGAGGTGCTGTTGGTCGTTCAGATGCCCCAGCTAGATCAGTTGAAGACCGATCAGCCTACCGCAGAGCACCTACAGCTCCAGGTGGAGAACATGATAAGAAGGCTGATGTTGGCCCTGGCTCTGCTAATGTTGAATTT agAGGTGGTTTTGGACGAGGCAGATcataa